The DNA segment ATGATAACCaagagaaaaccaaatcaaCAACTGAGAGTAAAGAAGTGGTTGATCATGAGATTTCACCTCCACCAAATGCCTCACAAGAGTCTATGCATCAAAAGGGTCAAGAGGAAGTTCAAGAAAAAGCAGAAATAACCAAAGTTGAAAGTAGAAAACAAGTTGATCAAGAGACTTCAACCCCAACAAAGGACACAGAAGAGTCCAAGTCTCAAGAAGTTCAACAAAAAGCTGCAATAACCAAAGTTGTAAGTAAAAAACAAGTTGATCAAGAGACTTCAACCCAAACAAAGGATACAGAAGAGTCCAAGTCTcaagaagttcaagaaaaagCTGCAATAACCAAAGTTGAAAGTAAAAAACAAGTTGATCAAGAGACTTCAACCCCAACAAAGGACACAGAAGAGTCCAAGTCTCAAGAGGGTCAAGAAGGAATCCCCCCAAAAGAAGATAGTACAAAAGTTGGTCATGATGGATCAACTTCAACCCCACAAGAACATACAAAAGAATCTATTCCTCaaaaggaagaagaggaaactCCCCCAAAAGCTACCTTTTCAAGAAATGACAAGCTTCAAGGAGAGGGAAAGTTTGCTGAGGAAAAGCAAAATGCTATTGGAGAGGAAGCAAGTGAAGACCATTCCAAGAAGGATTTGGAATCAGGAAAGGCACATGAAATGGATGGGGTGGAGGATTCCCCTATAGGGGAAATCAAAGAAGAGAGAAACGGGTTGAGAACATTTGAAGGAGACAAAATGCATGGTAAAGTTGGCAATGATGTTGGACACAAGAGTGATGATGAAAAGGTCAGGCCTGAATCAACAAGAAGGTCTAGAATTAAGGAAGTGGCTGTTTCTGCTTCTCAAACTGTGACTAGTCTAGCTAAGAGGTTCAAtgaagaagataaacaaagaaTGATATACATGGGTGCAGCAGTTCTTGTAGTGGCACTGGGAGTTTATGCTACCTACAAGCTTCGCTTACGTAGACCGTAGGGAAATTAATGGCATCATATCAATTTCCTTTCACATGGTTTCTTGTTACAAAAACTTTCCTTTCAATAAATAAGAACTTGCAAAGAAATTCTTACCATATCATTTGTGTATAAAACTAAATTATGCTGTCTGTTGTAATTTTAACTCATCTCCGTGGGTTAACATGACAATAACCATAGAAATTATTAAATCCTATAATAAATTGTACAAATTTAAACACAAGTCatagttttctttttaaattacttaACTTTTTTAACCATTTATGTAGATTGTATGGTAATAGTAGAAACAAGCATACCatgatttgaaatattttatatgctttcgtattttaaagaaaataaaattaataatgttggttcatacaaaataaaataataagctGTTTATAATAGATTATgcttttgaaatattttactatttgaatagtttatttctattttttaaaattttaaaatataattaaagataaaatataaatattaaaatgtatCATTAATGGGAATCCCTTTTATAGGTATAAATGACAGTTATTTtgcaattaatataaaaaaaatttaatatcaaTGTTACTTGCATAAACCCTCAAAAGTCACCTCAAATCTCAATGTAATCCAGAACCATGCTACACACAATATTTATAGCAACCTTTATGCATCAAAGGAATTGGTGGaccactaaaacaaaataaactacAAAGTAGTTAaaaaaaagagaacaaaaaatgtaaaacacttaaaatataatttcaatactTAGTGGATAGCTAGGATTATCATTCTAGTAATTGTAACACAAATTTTAAGttcttaattaaaatataaagttacATGTCATCGCACTTGTTCAAATAACTTTAAAATGGGTACCAGCATATCTAAGTAAACAATGAAAATGCATAAAATCTGACATACAAAAGTTGAAATACTCAAACTAATAAACTAAGCTAAAATTACAAGTGTTGATCActaataaaaatactaaaaaaaaacaaactatcCAAATCTAGATCATTACTATGATAATCAATTCAAGCTCAAATAATAATAGTCTTCCATGTGATCTTTGTCCCCCTTCATTATCATGGCACCTCCTCCATCTCTTGATGATCTTCTTTATTTGGAATatcataataatttaatatataaactcTCAATGTCAGAAGAAAATTTTATCATTATCTATAATCCAATTATCATCTCACtaaatatgattaattttaTACACAAGTTCTCCTAAGCTACTTCTTGGTTAATTCATAACAAATCTAAATCTTCCATTTACTTTTCTTTCAAATGGGTTCATTTCTATGTAAGGACCTAAAAAGATACAACTGCAaataatcatgaaaaaaaaaatatgtttatcttTGTAAAAAATTTCAATCTAAAATACACCCAAAATTATACACTAAATTCCCCATATGAATTGCATGTCAACTTtaatatttgaaaagaaaacttCTACAACTCTATATGTTCCTTCACACAAGATTTTCACCATTATGATGATTGAATACAAAGTGTATTTTGAGAACttctctattaaaaaaaatattcatatttatagTAAGGAATAtctcaaaaataattttaactttattcAAATAGACCCAAGATAATTTTGGTATTAACTAAAAGTGTGGCTATCAAAAAATGTTCTTGAAGCCttcaaaattttagttttttcttttgttattaaCAGATTTGGTATTTGTAAATTTCCACAACACTTACCACCATCTTTTtttgttatcaaattttaaCTTGAAAGTTAACTATAAATCTAAGACTAGTGTAATTGAGAGATAAGATAGCAATGGCAAACCGGCAAGGATTAGTTTGTCTCATGCTTCATTAATGAAATACtgaattgaaaaaattacaattactttTCAATCAAAGAATTACCTTTCATGGATACCATTGAAGGAACTTTGCACATTCTGGTTTGTCCACAATCCATTTCCTCATGCATCATGGTTGATCTCTTGTCCAAATCAACTAAAGGAGCCCTTTGCTTGGATAAGCCCCCTCAAGTAAATCACAATGTCTTTTTAAAACAAgggttatttaaaaaaagaaaaaactaaactgtatagaaaaaaaaactcaaatgttttgaaaaaaaaaacattaaacgACCCCTGAACCCAATTGTGTAAAAACTACTCTGAATTATAACTTCcgaaatcaaaattaaaatatgttttaaaatcaTGTGCATATTGAGAATAGTTCAAAGAATTCAAAGCAATTCGATTTGATTTATTTCAACTTATTGATTGTTACACAATTCAGTTCGTCTAAACAATTATATACTTTAATTCAATCAGACTACTTCTAAAAGTTTACTTCAACTGATAAGTTCAATTTATGCATCTTGTCCACCTCAAAACCTTCTCAATGAGATAATATATAGACAGGTTGACCTTTTAGAAACTTTTAGATGTAATAAACTTTCTTTTTAAGTCAGCCTAAgcattttactttaaaaaaattaaacttaaaactttttaataaatagGTAAAACTCCTTGATTTATTCCCACCACCTATTTTGAATGTGAAAACCACCAATAGAAATTAAAAGATGGTTCTATAACTGACAATGGATTTGGTTGAAACGAAAGGGTGGGCAAGGGAGAATTTTGAAGTTCTAGGAGATTGAAAATAGTATATGATTTTTTGAggcattaaaaaaaagttattcttGAAGTTTTATTTCCCTTTAGTAATACTTGTAAGAGTATAATCATCCTCCCTCCTAGCTAATCAACCAAACCAAAAAAGAGGGCCCTTTTTCCTCTCCTTAATTTGATCAtagtttagaaaaataatttcagcCACCATCTTTTCTAGATTCACCCATATATCATAATGGTACATTTAAATCTCTTCCATTGAACTCTATATTCTTCAATATCCTCCATAATCATActgattttcttttattttttactctaATTTCAAAGGTAGAATGGTGGCTTAAATCCTATACCATGTCTGGCAACAAATTCCAGCAAGTTATGAAACTCATCACCTCTAACCATATGAATTACATGGCATTCAAGCTTTGGTAAGCTAAAGACCTGGttcataattaaaatatcttaatctGACCTATTTACTCGTCAAGAGGCTAACCTGTTTCAAAAACTAACCTAGCCTGAACCTGCTTCACAAAAGCTTAAAAACAAGCCAATAAGcattaacaaattattaatgattacaattttttatgttattattagaCGTAAAttgcaatatatatatatatatatatatatgtatgtattatatattatttacataaatataatatacaatAATATACTATGTATATTTAAACAGACATGTCTATCAAGCGTAATAGACATGTCTACCAAGAGAAGATGAACACAGAAGACAAAGCTGAACAGAAAAAGAAGTGGTGCAAAGCTGGTCTCAAATAATGGATCTTTTTTCTGGCACAGTAGGATCATCATATTCTAGAGATTTTAAGCTCAACATCATAAAATCCGCCAATCATCCCTAAACATATTTGAAGAGAGCAGTGTAAGATTGTTGGGTGCTAGAAAAATCATTGGATCATGCAACTTCCGTAACAAAATAGGGGGCAGCATATGGGACCACAGGCAATTTAAACAATGTGGCACACTACACATCACAATAAAATGCAGAATGCAATTGTGCATTTATAAATTACAAAACAAGACCACAAAGCAAAAGATTGGACAAGTTACAGGCTTTAgtaaatacaaaaacaaaaatggttGTGGATTTTGCACTTACCTCAAACAACTGCACCCATTGGGATTGGAAAATAGGCCTTTGTATGAGAAAGGGGTAAATCAATTTAGAGGAAACTTGGGGGTGAGAGAGATGTTTATTGTTGGTTTTGTTGTCATTTAAATGTAACACTTAAAATGGCAACCACTAAGTGTGTTGTTCATTGATCCAAACAATAGGCATCCAATGTTTAGAACACTAACTCACAAGGCTGACATGCAATGTCTGAGGACCACCAGTGCATCTTTCTCCTTGTAAACATAGTAGTaaagttaatatattaatagGTGATTTACTCTTATGGACCAAATAAAACTAGTTGAGAAATTTATTTACTCTTATCATAGGATGTGGTGTTTACACCTAATTATGTAgtcttttatatattatgaggTTCAATTATGAATTTTGAATGAGATGTAATGATTTTATGTATGTGTATATAAGTTTTCATAAAATTGTAGGATCTTACGATCCGGGTTATGATCTTTCAATTTACGATTCGCGTTTATCTTTCCGATCCTAAGTAAGATCTCGATTTTGACTACCTCCCAAAGGTTCAACAAGTTAACAATTAACCATTCAAAAATGTTCATATGAACTCAAACCTATCTGGAAAAAACTGATATCAATGAGGATGGCCAGAAAAAAAAGATGAATTAAAGGAAATGCCAGCTTTCATTAACCATCACCAACTTAGAAACAAAGGTCAAGGAAAGAGAAGGAGTCAAGTTTGAATAAAGCTATGCAAACGTAAGATTTTTAAGAAATGAAAACCAAACAAAGacaaaaattgataaaaaaaaaattgtgcttTGTAAATAAGAATTTCATAACCTACAATCATTCATCAGAAAGCCCATCACCATGAAAACTGTTACCATTATCTTGATCAACCAAAGATTTGCTCTTAGGTTTTGCCAATTTGCTAGATTTTGAAGATCTCTTAACTTTTTCTGCTTGCAATTCCAACACCTTCTCTGAAGGTTTCCGCTTTCTTTTAATGCGCCCAACATCGTCTTcatgaaattgaaaaataaaatattgttacTGAAGGCATCATAAGAGTCAGAGGTCCATACTAGAAAATACACAATCTCATTGACATTTCAACCACACTGGAAATAAAAAGGAGAACTTCTAAGCCAGTACAGCGGAAAAAATAGCAGAgactttgaaatttttttagaaGCATAATCACTAAGTTAATTGATCCTAAACTGTAATTAAACACATTAAACCTACCACTATACTTGGCTAAGAAGAAATAGAGCAAAAAAAAAAGCTAAAGAATACAGATAGAGATGCATTTCCTTTTAATTGGTTGAAGAGAAAAGTtgactaaatataaaaacttcGAAATTTGTTTCTCCTCCATTCTGTTCAActcaaatttcaattttttttcaccCGTCGTTATCTCTCCATTCAAACAAGCATAATAGTTATCCAATTTCTTCTAGTAATAGACTTAATCAAGTGAAGTTGCAAATTGCAAAGTTAAGCTTACCAGATAAATTTACTGACAAAGTCACAAGATCATTATtctataacttttatttttggGAGGAGTAGGAATTAGAATTAGAATTTGTGATAAGAATTAAATCACTTAGCTACAATCATACAATGAAAAGCATGTTATTACCTTCAAGAGGACTGGATGCATGATTCATCATAAGTCCATTTGGTCCAGCTTCTTCTGAAGGGGATCCAGTGTTATTGCTGTCCAACAACTTCGAAGAACTTTCTGCACACTTGTCTTGCTGTTCCGGAGGATCACGATTAGGGGTTGCTGGCAAGAAACATAGCTCTTCTTGAGACATATCAGAATCACTGAAAGTGGCATCTTTCTCCACTGATACGATGTCAACTTCCTCATCTTCATTTACATCAGGTCCTTTCACCTGC comes from the Phaseolus vulgaris cultivar G19833 chromosome 8, P. vulgaris v2.0, whole genome shotgun sequence genome and includes:
- the LOC137825632 gene encoding inactive protein RESTRICTED TEV MOVEMENT 2-like, with the protein product MSTYQDLEAKYETEETPDSITLRLLLPDGFAREHVGAKVEYGSSRVRIHGERSLGNNSMVRFNTFYQVPEYCDMNKIKGKFDGKTVIITIPTIPDKVPKKPQEPPKEAPQETEANPADENQDAPTPTDDNQEKTKSTTESKEVVDHEISPPPNASQESMHQKGQEEVQEKAEITKVESRKQVDQETSTPTKDTEESKSQEVQQKAAITKVVSKKQVDQETSTQTKDTEESKSQEVQEKAAITKVESKKQVDQETSTPTKDTEESKSQEGQEGIPPKEDSTKVGHDGSTSTPQEHTKESIPQKEEEETPPKATFSRNDKLQGEGKFAEEKQNAIGEEASEDHSKKDLESGKAHEMDGVEDSPIGEIKEERNGLRTFEGDKMHGKVGNDVGHKSDDEKVRPESTRRSRIKEVAVSASQTVTSLAKRFNEEDKQRMIYMGAAVLVVALGVYATYKLRLRRP